In one window of Spodoptera frugiperda isolate SF20-4 chromosome 11, AGI-APGP_CSIRO_Sfru_2.0, whole genome shotgun sequence DNA:
- the LOC118275061 gene encoding uncharacterized protein LOC118275061, with product MAALHDRMNQMISALYASSPLLSKVQPPTTSPPTDETPPSTEYTTAPPTTTYDPSSYLYPQLIFVSSSPPAAPSPPIPSIPAPAPRYTYEASPPAEYTPSPPQPPRPLPYGYDYQYPAYAPPTYPPPCTPYPYPYPTQHEQPPAYKPYPAPAPSSTAYKPYPPPPTPPVAYPPAPYPVAAPYPPAPSYYPAPPPCPPSYPPPPAYPAPPTYPATYPKYEIPRYA from the exons ATGGCGGCTCTCCATGATCGGATGAACCAAATGATCAGCGCTCTCTATGCCTCTT CTCCGCTGTTATCAAAGGTGCAGCCGCCTACAACCAGCCCCCCAACTGATGAGACTCCACCATCTACAGAGTACACCACAGCACCACCAACGACTACATACGACCCTTCTTCGTACCTTTACCCCCAATTGATATTCGTGTCCTCTTCTCCTCCAGCTGCTCCCAGTCCTCCAATACCTTCCATTCCAGCTCCAGCTCCACGGTACACATATGAAGCTAGTCCACCCGCTGAATATACTCCaagtccgccacaacctcctCGGCCTTTACCATATGGTTATGATTATCAGTACCCAGCATACGCCCCTCCTACGTACCCCCCGCCGTGTACTCCGTATCCCTACCCTTACCCGACGCAGCATGAGCAGCCTCCTGCATACAAACCGTATCCTGCACCAGCCCCATCATCAACCGCTTACAAACCGTATCCCCCACCGCCCACACCACCAGTTGCTTATCCGCCCGCTCCCTACCCAGTAGCTGCTCCATATCCACCCGCACCCAGTTACTACCCAGCTCCACCACCTTGTCCTCCTTCATATCCCCCTCCTCCTGCGTATCCAGCTCCCCCGACTTACCCCGCAACCTATCCAAAGTATGAAATACCACGTTATGCATAA
- the LOC118274963 gene encoding uncharacterized protein LOC118274963 — MALLYITIALAIQGSFAFDNVTESLEYINSCEVVNTTVEVENEVVVEPPPKEQKEWIDFFLLPDAHLHPTSSVAMMTQAINSEKSVEEQLDEIKEIAQKITLAIQSEMANLLSYALNSIEKDENELGENCSRKRRSIETPMASTQLVTRLLKHIKSNNEYQNIAIDKMMTAQEIADKYGIEFSPDTEILSDLAIAANQQADEMNSLLQESLEMKNVSRSAPTPTKPKVHREQKPVATAQPATTHHHHADPYAYNYPYETQIPAPPQNYYSSPPVSKRPNFYDTVSYAPQEYPYCSMEPVTSASTIIFPIEEILEPEPELVGEELEETVSSKVYVDRGEEPGSATVSHVMTYTVGERSHFRTPEIERLPQQVQYTFFLV, encoded by the exons ATGGCCCTACTGTACATAACCATCGCTTTAGCGATccag gGTTCATTCGCCTTCGATAATGTAACGGAATCATTAGAATATATCAACAGCTGTGAAGTAGTAAACACGACAGTGGAAGTAGAGAATGAAGTTGTTGTTGAGCCCCCACCTAAAGAACAGAAGGAATGGATCGACTTCTTCCTACTTCCTGACGCTCACTTGCATCCAACATCTTCAGTAGCCATGATGACCCAAGCGATCAATTCAGAGAAGTCAGTCGAAGAACAACTAGATGAAATCAAGGAAATCGCACAGAAGATCACCCTCGCTATACAAAGTGAAATGGCGAACCTCCTCTCTTATGCTCTAAATAGTATTGAAAAAGACGAAAATGAACTTGGTGAAAACTGCAGTCGTAAAAGACGATCAATTGAAACACCCATGGCCAGCACACAACTAGTTACAAGATTGCTTAAACATATCAAAAGTAACAACGAATATCAGAACATTGCAATCGACAAAATGATGACTGCTCAAGAAATTGCTGACAAATATGGAATTGAGTTCAGCCCTGACACTGAAATACTGTCTGACCTGGCTATTGCGGCTAACCAGCAAGCTGACGAGATGAACTCGCTATTACAAGAATCTTTAGAGATGAAGAACGTTTCTCGCAGTGCCCCAACACCAACGAAACCTAAAGTGCATCGTGAACAGAAACCGGTCGCGACTGCTCAACCAGCAACCACGCATCATCACCACGCGGACCCTTACGCTTACAACTATCCTTACGAGACTCAGATCCCTGCTCCTCCTCAGAATTACTACAGCAGCCCACCTGTGAGTAAGAGACCAAACTTCTACGACACCGTGTCTTACGCTCCTCAGGAATACCCTTACTGCTCTATGGAGCCTGTGACCTCAGCTTCAACTATCATATTCCCTATTGAAGAGATTCTGGAACCTGAACCAGAATTAGTAGGCGAGGAGCTGGAAGAGACAGTTTCTTCTAAAGTGTACGTAGATAGAGGAGAAGAACCAGGCTCCGCTACAGTCAGCCATGTCATGACTTACACAGTCGGTGAACGATCACATTTCAGAACACCAGAAATTGAGAGGCTACCCCAACAAGTGCAATATACCTTTTTCCTCgtataa